A part of Paraburkholderia largidicola genomic DNA contains:
- a CDS encoding MMPL family transporter, whose product MLKSSIVRLVVWSVRRPLQVIGLSLVLAVLSTIYVVHHFKINTDISRLVENDAKWTALEQQIDKAFPDRGQTLLVVVEAGAPEYADAAANTLATELQKNTKEFSSVMQPGSGPFFEKEGLLFPSLADVQSTTSQLVKARPLINSLAHDPSLTGLAGTLTTSLLLPLQIGQVKLGDMSNLLSRSATVIDHVLANEPAVFSWRALVDKDAAKVPARAFIVVQPKLDYAALQAGARASEEVRKTADSLDLDSQYGARIRLTGEQPLADDEFASVQDGAEINGIVTFFVVLGILWLALRSGRLIVAVFITLFVGLVITAALGLMMVDALNMISVAFMVLFVGLGVDFGVQFGVKYREERNRDDRLAAALIHTAYSIGVPLTLAAVAVAESFFSFLPTAYRGVSELGKIAGVGMFVAYLTNMTLLPALIKVFNPPGEAESPGFTFLAPVDDFLDRNRTPVLIATAVLIIGASPLLLHLRFDFNPLHLKDPNTESMATLISLNDAPEAAVNNVRALAPSLADADKIAARLSKLPEVGRTTTLTTFIPADQPQKLALVAAAAQQLLPALTQTPAPPATDAVRVAALKRTSAQLSLAADDHPGPGAAEAKHLSETLAKLASADVSTRDRAERAMSVPLKISLKQLATLLQPSEITRDNVPKDIADSWVSKTGQALVEISPKVPPGTDPGDDVMLRNFARAVKTAEPGAIGGPISILHSANVIIKSFVQAGAWAILSISALLWLTLRRFGDVLRTLVPLLVSAVVTLELCVVFNMPLNFANIIALPLMLGVGVAFKIYFVMAWRRGQTGLLQSSLTHAVLFSAATTATAFGSLWLSHHPGTSSMGRLLALSLLCTLIGAVVFQPVLMGKPRVRRASKKQ is encoded by the coding sequence ATGCTGAAGTCATCTATCGTTCGCCTCGTTGTCTGGTCGGTGCGCCGCCCGCTGCAGGTCATCGGGCTGTCGCTCGTGCTCGCCGTGCTGAGCACCATTTACGTCGTTCATCACTTCAAGATCAATACCGACATCAGCCGCCTCGTCGAGAACGATGCGAAATGGACGGCGCTCGAACAGCAAATCGACAAGGCCTTCCCCGATCGCGGACAGACCTTGCTGGTCGTCGTCGAGGCCGGTGCGCCCGAGTACGCGGATGCCGCCGCGAACACGCTGGCCACCGAGCTGCAAAAGAACACGAAGGAATTCAGTTCCGTCATGCAGCCGGGCAGCGGCCCGTTCTTCGAAAAGGAAGGCTTGCTGTTCCCGTCGCTCGCCGACGTGCAATCCACCACCTCGCAACTGGTCAAGGCGCGCCCGCTCATCAACTCGCTCGCGCATGATCCGAGTCTGACGGGCCTCGCCGGCACGCTGACCACGAGCCTGCTGCTGCCGCTGCAGATCGGCCAGGTGAAGCTCGGCGACATGAGCAACCTGCTGTCGCGCAGCGCGACCGTGATCGATCACGTGCTGGCCAACGAGCCCGCTGTGTTCTCGTGGCGCGCGCTCGTCGACAAGGATGCCGCCAAGGTGCCCGCGCGCGCGTTCATCGTCGTGCAGCCGAAGCTGGACTATGCGGCGCTGCAGGCGGGCGCGCGGGCCTCGGAAGAGGTTCGCAAGACGGCGGACTCGCTCGATCTCGACTCGCAATACGGCGCGCGCATCCGCCTGACGGGCGAACAGCCGCTCGCGGACGACGAATTCGCCTCGGTGCAGGACGGCGCGGAGATCAACGGCATCGTCACGTTCTTCGTCGTGCTCGGCATCCTGTGGCTCGCGCTGCGCTCGGGCCGCCTGATCGTCGCCGTGTTCATCACGCTTTTCGTTGGCCTCGTCATCACGGCGGCGCTCGGCCTGATGATGGTCGATGCGCTGAACATGATTTCCGTCGCGTTCATGGTGCTGTTCGTCGGGCTTGGCGTCGACTTCGGCGTGCAGTTCGGCGTGAAGTACCGCGAAGAGCGCAACCGCGACGACCGGCTCGCCGCCGCGCTGATCCACACGGCATACAGCATCGGCGTGCCGTTGACGCTCGCCGCCGTGGCCGTCGCCGAGAGCTTCTTCTCGTTCCTGCCGACCGCGTATCGCGGCGTCTCGGAGCTGGGCAAGATCGCGGGCGTCGGCATGTTCGTCGCGTATCTGACCAACATGACGCTGCTGCCCGCGCTCATCAAGGTCTTCAACCCGCCGGGCGAGGCCGAATCGCCAGGCTTCACGTTCCTCGCGCCCGTCGACGACTTCCTCGACCGCAACCGCACCCCCGTGCTGATCGCGACGGCCGTGCTGATCATCGGCGCGTCGCCGTTGCTGCTGCATCTGCGCTTCGACTTCAATCCGCTGCACCTGAAGGACCCGAACACGGAGTCGATGGCGACGCTGATCTCGCTGAACGACGCGCCCGAGGCGGCCGTGAACAACGTGCGGGCACTGGCGCCGTCGCTGGCGGATGCGGATAAGATCGCCGCGCGTCTGTCGAAACTGCCCGAAGTGGGCCGCACGACGACCCTCACCACGTTCATTCCTGCCGACCAGCCGCAAAAGCTCGCGCTGGTTGCCGCCGCGGCGCAACAACTGCTGCCCGCGCTGACGCAGACGCCCGCGCCGCCCGCCACCGACGCCGTGCGCGTCGCCGCGCTCAAGCGCACGTCGGCGCAACTCTCACTCGCCGCCGACGATCACCCCGGCCCGGGTGCCGCGGAAGCCAAACATCTGTCCGAAACGCTGGCCAAGCTCGCGAGCGCGGATGTCTCGACGCGCGATCGCGCCGAGCGCGCGATGTCGGTCCCGCTGAAGATTTCGCTGAAGCAGCTGGCCACCCTGCTGCAACCGTCGGAAATCACCCGCGACAACGTGCCGAAGGACATCGCCGACAGCTGGGTATCGAAGACAGGCCAGGCGCTCGTCGAGATTTCGCCGAAAGTGCCGCCCGGCACCGATCCCGGCGACGACGTGATGCTGCGCAATTTCGCCAGGGCCGTGAAAACGGCGGAGCCGGGCGCGATCGGCGGCCCGATCTCGATCCTCCATTCGGCGAATGTGATCATCAAGTCGTTCGTACAGGCGGGCGCGTGGGCCATCCTGTCAATCAGCGCCCTGCTCTGGCTCACGCTGCGCCGGTTCGGCGACGTGCTGCGCACGCTCGTGCCGCTGCTGGTGTCGGCCGTCGTCACGCTGGAGTTGTGCGTCGTGTTCAACATGCCGCTTAATTTCGCGAATATCATCGCGTTGCCGCTGATGCTCGGCGTGGGCGTCGCGTTCAAGATTTACTTCGTGATGGCCTGGCGCAGAGGGCAAACGGGCCTGCTGCAATCCAGTCTCACCCACGCCGTGCTGTTCAGCGCGGCGACCACCGCTACGGCGTTCGGCAGCCTGTGGCTGTCGCATCACCCGGGCACGTCGAGCATGGGGCGTCTGCTGGCGCTGTCCCTCCTCTGCACGCTGATTGGCGCTGTGGTATTTCAACCGGTATTGATGGGCAAACCGCGCGTTCGACGCGCATCGAAGAAACAATAA
- a CDS encoding MlaA family lipoprotein, giving the protein MKMRTAALALAAASLATGCATGPDRKPGDPLEPMNRAIFNFNDALDRTVAVPIAKGYQKVTPQPLRQAISNFFSNLGDLDNFANSLLQLHIKDATESLMRFAMNSTFGLGGLIDFATPAGLPKHKEDFGLTLGRWGVPSGPYLVLPLFGPSSFRDGLGYLVDFRANPITYMGWEYKYPLFFVQFVSVRSDLLGATTLLEQAALDKYSFVRDAYTQQRKSMLRGANAPASALPDYGDDDESGAQAPSGASGTAPTTVPGAAPLGLPNYSDPGQAAPAEGASGAGGAKPAPTNDDSVPKYEDPGEGAAPSPAPATGTPAPASQ; this is encoded by the coding sequence ATGAAGATGCGTACAGCCGCGCTGGCACTGGCCGCCGCGAGTCTTGCAACGGGGTGTGCAACGGGACCCGACCGGAAGCCCGGGGATCCGCTCGAACCGATGAACCGCGCGATTTTCAACTTCAACGACGCGCTCGATCGCACGGTCGCCGTGCCGATTGCGAAGGGTTATCAGAAGGTCACGCCGCAGCCGCTGCGTCAGGCCATCAGCAACTTCTTCTCGAACCTCGGTGATCTCGACAACTTTGCGAACAGCCTGCTTCAGTTGCACATCAAGGACGCAACCGAAAGCCTGATGCGTTTCGCGATGAACTCGACGTTCGGTCTTGGCGGCCTGATCGACTTCGCGACGCCCGCCGGCCTGCCGAAGCACAAGGAGGATTTCGGCCTGACGCTCGGCCGCTGGGGCGTGCCGTCGGGCCCGTATCTGGTGTTGCCGCTGTTCGGCCCGAGCTCGTTCCGCGACGGCCTCGGCTATCTGGTCGACTTCCGCGCCAATCCGATCACGTACATGGGCTGGGAGTACAAGTATCCGCTGTTCTTCGTACAGTTCGTCAGCGTGCGGTCGGATCTGCTCGGCGCGACGACACTGCTGGAACAGGCGGCCCTCGACAAATACTCGTTCGTTCGCGACGCCTATACGCAGCAGCGCAAATCGATGCTGCGCGGCGCGAATGCGCCGGCATCGGCGTTGCCCGATTACGGTGACGACGACGAATCGGGCGCGCAGGCGCCTTCAGGTGCATCGGGCACGGCGCCGACCACCGTGCCGGGCGCGGCGCCGCTCGGCTTGCCGAACTACTCGGATCCGGGACAAGCGGCTCCGGCGGAAGGGGCGTCGGGCGCGGGCGGCGCGAAGCCCGCGCCGACCAACGACGACAGCGTGCCGAAGTACGAAGATCCGGGCGAAGGCGCCGCGCCGTCGCCCGCGCCTGCCACGGGAACGCCCGCTCCCGCTTCGCAGTAA
- a CDS encoding acyl-CoA thioesterase: MNFHTRKWVKPEDLNPNGTLFGGSLLRWIDEEAAIYAICQLDNQRVVTKFMSEINFVSSARQGDIIELGMTATHFGTTSITLRAEVRNKITRKSILTVEKMVFVNLDANGDPAPHGRTKIRYSDEAFERYSESLRAMQQQPVVLAAESAEDVDQEADAAH; the protein is encoded by the coding sequence ATGAATTTCCACACACGCAAATGGGTCAAGCCCGAAGACCTGAATCCCAACGGCACGCTGTTCGGCGGCAGCCTGCTGCGCTGGATCGATGAAGAAGCCGCCATCTACGCAATCTGTCAGCTCGACAACCAGCGCGTCGTGACCAAGTTCATGTCGGAGATCAACTTCGTCAGCTCGGCGCGTCAGGGCGACATCATCGAACTGGGGATGACGGCGACGCACTTCGGCACGACGTCGATCACGCTGCGCGCGGAAGTGCGCAACAAGATCACGCGCAAAAGCATTCTGACCGTCGAAAAGATGGTGTTCGTGAATCTCGACGCGAACGGCGATCCGGCGCCGCACGGCCGCACGAAGATCCGCTATTCGGATGAAGCGTTCGAGCGATACAGCGAAAGCCTGCGCGCCATGCAGCAGCAGCCGGTTGTGCTGGCTGCGGAAAGCGCTGAAGACGTGGATCAGGAAGCGGACGCGGCGCATTGA
- a CDS encoding phosphorylase, producing MAARPGLMNAMPVIAVTGMAFEARIARGKGVEAVYAARADLLERALNQAIARGCAGIISFGTAGGLAPDLAPGTLIVASSVHSPLGVVETDLRWAGRIATALGAAPLASKLRRGPIAGVTAPLVGAADKAALHASTGALAVDMESHLAGAIAEANGLPFVVCRAIVDPAWRTLPSAATAGLRDDGTTAIGPILRELARQPSQLGGLLQVAADARAARASLVAARQVLERSGALLSI from the coding sequence ATGGCGGCCCGGCCTGGTCTGATGAACGCCATGCCCGTCATCGCCGTGACGGGCATGGCGTTCGAAGCGCGCATCGCGCGCGGCAAGGGCGTCGAAGCGGTGTACGCGGCGCGCGCCGATCTGCTCGAGCGCGCGCTGAACCAGGCGATCGCGCGCGGTTGCGCGGGCATCATCAGCTTCGGTACGGCAGGCGGACTGGCGCCCGATCTCGCGCCCGGCACCTTGATCGTCGCGAGCAGCGTGCACAGCCCGCTCGGCGTCGTCGAAACCGATCTGCGCTGGGCGGGACGCATCGCCACCGCGCTCGGCGCGGCGCCGCTGGCGTCGAAGCTGCGGCGCGGGCCGATCGCGGGCGTGACGGCGCCGCTTGTCGGCGCTGCCGACAAGGCGGCGCTGCATGCATCGACGGGTGCGCTTGCCGTCGATATGGAATCTCACCTTGCAGGCGCGATCGCCGAGGCGAACGGCCTGCCGTTCGTCGTCTGCCGGGCGATCGTCGATCCCGCCTGGCGCACGCTGCCGTCCGCGGCGACGGCCGGTCTGCGCGACGACGGCACAACGGCCATCGGCCCCATCCTGCGCGAACTGGCGCGTCAGCCGTCCCAACTCGGCGGTCTGCTGCAAGTGGCCGCCGACGCCCGCGCTGCGCGGGCTTCCCTTGTCGCCGCCCGTCAGGTGCTGGAGCGCTCGGGTGCGCTCCTCTCCATTTGA
- the shc gene encoding squalene--hopene cyclase, translating to MNDLSMTQTLGDALPQTLIDDHAPVAAALAAGATPVDALDAAVTRATDAILAAQKDDGHWVYELEADATIPAEYVLLVHYLGETPNVELEQKIARYLRRIQLADGGWPLFTDGAMDVSASVKAYFALKMIGDPVDAEHMVRARECILAHGGAEAANVFTRILLALFGVVTWYAVPMMPVEIMLLPKWFPFHLSKVSYWARTVIVPLLVLNAKRPVARNPRGVRIDELFRGAPVTTGLLPRSGHQSKSWFAFFRAVDGVLRVTDGLFPKRSRERAIKAAVDFVDERLNGEDGLGAIFPAMANSVMMYDVLGYPADHPKRAIARQSIDKLLVIGEEEAYCQPCLSPVWDTSLAAHALLETGDTRAEEAAERGLAWLRPLQILDVRGDWISRRPDVRPGGWAFQYNNAHYPDVDDTAVVALAMHRSAALTQSDVDANAIARAREWVVGMQSSDGGWGAFEPENTQYYLNNIPFSDHGALLDPPTADVSGRCLSMLAQLGEMPATSEPARRAYDYLLKEQEDDGSWYGRWGMNYIYGTWTALCALNAAGISHDDARIKRAAQWLVSIQNADGGWGEDGTSYKLDYRGYEKAESIPSQTAWALLGLMAVGYVDHPAVARGIEYLQGEQRDHGLWDETRFSATGFPRVFYLRYHGYRKFFPLWALARYRNLTRADQKRVAFGL from the coding sequence ATGAATGATTTATCCATGACCCAGACGCTGGGCGACGCACTGCCTCAAACGCTGATCGACGACCACGCTCCCGTGGCCGCCGCGCTGGCGGCAGGCGCCACGCCCGTCGATGCGCTCGACGCCGCCGTCACGCGCGCGACGGACGCCATCCTCGCGGCGCAAAAGGACGACGGCCACTGGGTCTACGAACTCGAAGCCGACGCGACGATTCCCGCCGAATACGTGCTGCTCGTCCACTACCTGGGCGAAACGCCCAACGTCGAGCTCGAACAGAAGATTGCGCGCTACCTGCGCCGCATCCAGCTGGCCGACGGCGGCTGGCCGCTCTTCACCGACGGCGCGATGGACGTCAGCGCGAGCGTGAAAGCCTACTTCGCGCTGAAAATGATCGGCGATCCCGTCGACGCCGAGCACATGGTCCGCGCACGCGAGTGCATTCTGGCGCACGGTGGCGCGGAAGCGGCGAACGTGTTCACGCGCATCCTGCTCGCGCTGTTCGGCGTCGTCACGTGGTACGCGGTGCCGATGATGCCCGTCGAAATCATGCTGCTGCCCAAGTGGTTCCCGTTCCACCTGTCGAAGGTGTCGTACTGGGCGCGCACGGTGATCGTCCCGCTGCTGGTGCTGAACGCGAAGCGGCCGGTCGCGCGCAATCCGCGTGGCGTGCGCATCGACGAACTGTTCCGTGGCGCGCCCGTCACGACGGGCCTGCTGCCGCGCTCGGGCCACCAGAGCAAGAGCTGGTTCGCGTTCTTCCGCGCCGTCGACGGCGTGCTGCGCGTGACGGACGGCCTGTTCCCGAAGCGTTCGCGTGAGCGCGCGATCAAGGCAGCCGTCGATTTCGTCGATGAACGCCTGAACGGCGAAGACGGCCTCGGCGCGATTTTCCCGGCGATGGCGAACTCCGTGATGATGTACGACGTGCTCGGTTACCCCGCCGATCACCCGAAGCGCGCGATCGCCCGCCAATCGATCGACAAGCTGCTCGTCATCGGCGAAGAAGAAGCGTATTGCCAGCCGTGCCTGTCGCCTGTGTGGGACACGTCGCTCGCGGCGCATGCGCTGCTCGAAACCGGCGACACGCGCGCCGAGGAAGCCGCCGAGCGCGGTCTCGCGTGGCTGCGTCCGCTGCAGATTCTCGATGTGCGCGGCGACTGGATTTCGCGCCGTCCCGACGTGCGTCCGGGCGGCTGGGCGTTCCAGTACAACAACGCGCATTACCCCGACGTCGACGATACGGCCGTGGTCGCGCTGGCGATGCATCGTTCGGCGGCGCTGACGCAATCGGATGTCGACGCGAACGCGATTGCCCGCGCCCGCGAATGGGTGGTCGGCATGCAGAGCAGCGACGGCGGGTGGGGCGCGTTCGAGCCGGAGAACACGCAGTACTACCTGAACAACATTCCGTTCTCCGATCACGGCGCCTTGCTCGATCCGCCGACCGCCGACGTGTCCGGCCGTTGCCTGTCGATGCTCGCGCAACTCGGCGAAATGCCAGCGACCAGCGAGCCCGCGCGCCGCGCCTACGACTATCTGCTGAAAGAGCAGGAAGACGACGGCAGCTGGTACGGCCGCTGGGGCATGAACTACATCTACGGCACGTGGACGGCGCTGTGCGCGCTGAACGCCGCGGGCATCTCGCATGACGACGCGCGCATCAAGCGCGCCGCGCAGTGGCTCGTATCGATTCAGAACGCGGACGGCGGCTGGGGCGAAGACGGCACCAGCTACAAGCTCGACTATCGCGGCTACGAGAAGGCCGAAAGCATTCCGTCGCAAACGGCGTGGGCGCTACTCGGCCTGATGGCCGTCGGCTATGTCGATCATCCCGCCGTCGCGCGCGGTATCGAATATCTGCAGGGCGAGCAGCGAGATCACGGCCTGTGGGACGAAACGCGCTTCTCGGCAACAGGCTTCCCGCGCGTGTTCTATCTGCGCTATCACGGGTATCGCAAGTTCTTCCCGCTGTGGGCGCTCGCGCGCTACCGCAACCTGACGCGCGCGGATCAGAAGCGCGTCGCCTTCGGCTTGTGA
- the hpnE gene encoding hydroxysqualene dehydroxylase HpnE: MRKLVHVIGAGLAGLAAAVQLQRRGAQVVLYEAAEQAGGRCRTCYDRTLAATVDSGNHLVLSGQQATLNYVRAIGSADELVGPTQPEYPFVDLATNQRWTVRMSPGRFPGWIFEAGARVPDTRWTDYLSVVPLLLAKPGRTVAQSMRSNGPLWDRMLRPLLLALTNIEPRQATAELVSAVLRDMLAAGGPSSRPLIARNGLGSAFVEPALRLLQHGGAAIRLGARIDALEFADSPDSRVAALRLDGGERVEIGASEAVVLAVTPDVAQALVPGTQAPRRFSAIVTANFAVEPPLGHPPLMGLVNASASWLVASDGRLSVTVYDAANRTANLADMPRDELARKLWADVAQVTGLSADLPLKWQLNVEPRATFAAQPDDEMRRPATRTRWNNLMLAGDWTATGLPPGIEGAIRSGQKAADTLLNEPMERR, encoded by the coding sequence ATGCGAAAGCTGGTTCACGTGATCGGTGCTGGGCTGGCCGGTCTTGCCGCCGCCGTGCAGCTGCAACGGCGCGGCGCGCAAGTGGTGCTGTACGAGGCGGCTGAACAGGCGGGCGGCCGCTGCCGCACGTGCTACGACCGCACGCTGGCCGCAACTGTGGACAGCGGCAACCATCTGGTGCTGTCCGGCCAGCAGGCCACGTTGAACTACGTGCGCGCGATTGGTTCCGCCGATGAACTCGTCGGGCCGACGCAGCCCGAATACCCGTTCGTCGATCTGGCAACGAACCAGCGCTGGACCGTGCGCATGTCGCCGGGACGGTTTCCGGGGTGGATTTTCGAAGCCGGCGCGCGCGTGCCGGACACGCGATGGACGGACTACCTGTCCGTCGTGCCGCTGCTGCTGGCGAAGCCCGGCCGCACGGTCGCGCAGTCGATGCGCAGCAACGGCCCGCTGTGGGACCGCATGCTGCGTCCGCTGCTGCTGGCCTTGACGAACATCGAGCCGCGTCAGGCGACGGCCGAACTGGTGAGCGCGGTGTTGCGCGACATGCTCGCGGCGGGCGGCCCTTCGAGCCGGCCGCTCATCGCGCGCAACGGCCTGGGTTCCGCGTTCGTCGAACCCGCGTTGCGGCTGTTGCAGCATGGCGGCGCGGCGATCCGGCTCGGGGCGCGCATCGACGCGCTGGAGTTTGCCGATAGCCCGGACAGCCGCGTTGCCGCGCTGCGTCTGGACGGCGGGGAGCGCGTCGAAATCGGCGCGAGCGAAGCCGTCGTGCTGGCCGTGACGCCCGATGTCGCGCAGGCGTTGGTGCCCGGCACGCAGGCGCCGCGCCGCTTTTCGGCCATCGTGACGGCGAATTTCGCGGTCGAGCCGCCGCTGGGCCATCCGCCGCTGATGGGGCTGGTCAATGCGAGCGCGAGCTGGCTGGTGGCGTCGGACGGACGCCTGTCGGTGACGGTCTACGACGCGGCGAACCGTACCGCGAACCTCGCCGACATGCCGCGCGACGAACTCGCGCGCAAGCTGTGGGCCGACGTCGCGCAAGTGACGGGTTTGTCGGCCGATCTGCCGCTGAAGTGGCAACTGAACGTCGAGCCGCGCGCGACCTTCGCCGCGCAACCCGACGACGAGATGCGCCGCCCGGCCACGCGCACTCGCTGGAACAACCTGATGCTCGCGGGCGACTGGACGGCAACCGGTCTGCCGCCGGGCATCGAAGGCGCGATTCGCTCCGGCCAGAAGGCCGCCGATACGCTACTGAACGAACCGATGGAACGCCGATGA
- the hpnD gene encoding presqualene diphosphate synthase HpnD, translated as MAVSNLVVDDTQTDAAAASSGSSFYLAMRILPPAQRDAMYQVYAFCRAVDDIADSDLPRAERDAGLERWRADIDACYAGSPRASLLELTRHIHTFHLQREDFHAMIDGMAMDAAADICAPDEATLDLYCDRVASAAGRLSVRIFGMEEQPGIDLSHHLGRALQLTNILRDIDEDAEINRCYLPYELLAREGIAATNPLTIADDPSLPRVCATLAERAKQHFAAADAIMDAQPRAQVKAPRIMSGVYRLLLERTLERGFDIPRTKVSKPKLRMLAIVARFAFF; from the coding sequence TTGGCCGTTTCCAATCTCGTCGTGGACGACACACAAACTGACGCAGCTGCCGCCAGTTCAGGCAGCTCGTTTTATCTCGCGATGCGCATCTTGCCGCCTGCGCAGCGCGATGCGATGTACCAGGTCTACGCTTTCTGCCGCGCCGTCGACGATATCGCCGACAGCGACCTGCCGCGCGCCGAGCGCGACGCGGGTCTCGAGCGCTGGCGGGCGGACATCGACGCGTGCTACGCCGGCTCGCCGCGCGCGTCGCTGCTCGAGCTGACCCGGCACATCCACACGTTTCATCTGCAGCGCGAAGACTTCCACGCGATGATCGACGGCATGGCGATGGACGCCGCCGCCGACATCTGCGCGCCCGACGAAGCCACGCTCGACCTGTACTGCGACCGTGTCGCGAGCGCAGCCGGCCGGCTATCGGTGAGGATATTCGGGATGGAGGAGCAGCCGGGCATCGACCTGTCGCACCATCTGGGCCGCGCGCTGCAACTGACGAACATCCTGCGCGACATCGACGAAGACGCGGAAATCAACCGCTGCTATTTGCCGTACGAGCTGCTGGCGCGCGAAGGCATCGCGGCGACGAATCCGCTCACGATCGCCGACGATCCTTCGCTGCCGCGCGTCTGCGCGACGCTGGCGGAGCGCGCGAAGCAGCACTTCGCCGCCGCCGATGCGATCATGGACGCGCAGCCGCGCGCGCAGGTCAAGGCGCCGCGCATCATGTCGGGCGTCTACCGCTTGCTGCTCGAGCGCACGCTGGAACGCGGCTTCGACATTCCGCGCACGAAAGTCAGCAAGCCGAAGCTGCGCATGCTGGCGATCGTGGCGCGCTTCGCGTTCTTTTGA
- a CDS encoding nuclear transport factor 2 family protein, with the protein MKLYVLCAAPLLATFGLSDHACDSRVDETVIRQMEKIWIQASMHHDLDTLDALLDDSYRGVTPSGAARSKRDVLSTPPAPAGSRQTLRDLEVRVDGDRAVAIGETQFMAPDGQQAVFAFKDDFVRRDGQWRVIRSWMTAR; encoded by the coding sequence ATGAAACTGTATGTGCTGTGTGCTGCTCCTTTGCTCGCGACTTTTGGATTATCGGACCACGCCTGCGACTCCCGCGTCGACGAAACCGTGATCCGCCAGATGGAAAAAATATGGATCCAGGCGAGCATGCATCACGACCTGGACACGCTCGACGCACTGCTCGACGACTCGTATCGCGGCGTTACGCCGTCGGGTGCGGCCCGCTCGAAGCGCGACGTTCTCAGCACACCGCCCGCGCCGGCGGGCTCCCGGCAGACGCTTCGGGACCTCGAGGTTCGTGTAGATGGCGACCGCGCCGTCGCGATTGGCGAGACTCAATTCATGGCGCCGGACGGCCAGCAAGCCGTGTTCGCCTTCAAGGACGACTTCGTCCGCCGCGATGGGCAGTGGCGCGTGATTCGATCGTGGATGACCGCCCGATAA
- a CDS encoding GGDEF domain-containing protein encodes MNAPLPTLSDLVVERVGFGIFVLDRQMNVLMWNRFMHDHSGLSAEQVVGKSIFASFPELPRVWFTRKLESVFQLGSFAFSSWEQRPYLFKFDHDRPITGGVDFMQQDCTFMPIMRDREVEAVCVTVSDVTHVSIMQREREEAVAKLQEYADRDGLTGIANRRYFEARLRDEYTRWQRYGGELSILLFDLDHFKKINDQFGHVVGDTVLREMAQRVSHVVRAQDTFGRFGGEEFALLLPCTPLEDAMLVAEKIRNTIGDRAVDVQGVDVPVTASVGGASARVGVPAYEALINEADAALYSAKRQGRNRSVAFI; translated from the coding sequence ATGAATGCCCCGCTTCCCACGCTGAGCGATCTGGTTGTCGAACGGGTCGGCTTCGGCATTTTCGTGCTCGACCGGCAGATGAACGTGCTGATGTGGAATCGCTTCATGCACGATCACAGCGGCCTGTCGGCGGAACAGGTGGTCGGCAAGTCGATTTTCGCGAGCTTTCCTGAACTGCCACGCGTGTGGTTCACGCGCAAGCTCGAAAGCGTGTTCCAGCTTGGCAGCTTCGCGTTCAGTTCGTGGGAGCAGCGTCCCTATCTGTTCAAATTCGATCACGACCGGCCGATCACGGGCGGCGTCGATTTCATGCAGCAGGACTGCACGTTCATGCCGATCATGCGCGATCGCGAGGTCGAGGCCGTGTGCGTGACGGTCTCCGACGTCACGCACGTGAGCATCATGCAGCGCGAGCGCGAAGAGGCCGTGGCGAAACTGCAGGAATATGCGGACCGCGATGGGCTGACGGGCATCGCGAACCGGCGTTACTTCGAAGCGCGCCTGCGCGACGAGTACACGCGCTGGCAGCGTTATGGCGGCGAGCTGTCGATCCTGCTGTTCGATCTGGATCACTTCAAGAAGATCAACGACCAGTTCGGCCACGTGGTCGGCGATACCGTGCTGCGCGAGATGGCGCAGCGCGTGTCGCACGTGGTGCGCGCGCAGGATACGTTCGGGCGCTTCGGCGGCGAGGAGTTTGCGCTGTTGCTGCCGTGCACGCCGCTGGAAGACGCGATGCTGGTCGCGGAGAAAATCCGCAATACGATCGGCGACAGGGCCGTTGACGTGCAAGGCGTCGATGTGCCCGTGACCGCGAGTGTCGGCGGCGCATCCGCGCGGGTGGGCGTGCCGGCCTACGAGGCGCTCATCAACGAGGCGGACGCGGCGCTGTACAGCGCGAAGCGGCAGGGACGCAACCGGTCGGTTGCGTTCATCTGA